The Gavia stellata isolate bGavSte3 chromosome 1, bGavSte3.hap2, whole genome shotgun sequence genome has a segment encoding these proteins:
- the CHODL gene encoding chondrolectin — protein sequence MGAGGGLGLAAVLAAAVLCGPGGLAGRVLSGQKVCYSYFKRSCYKLAYFQDLSRRVGFQEARQACEIDGGALLSLESEAEQQLIENMLQNLTKSGSGISDGDFWIGLWRSGDGLATSSACPDLYQWADGSISPFRNWYTDEPSCGSEACVVMYHQPTANPGLGGPYLYQWNDDRCNMKHNFICKYGPDNVLEKELGDRAEPDYGIFPTVPAGNPYDTSKPEDQYHVIATETGIIPNLIYVVIPTIPLLLLILVAFGTCCFQMLHKSKGRTKTSPNQSTLWISKTPRKDSSMEV from the exons ATGGGGGCCGGaggcgggctggggctggcggcGGTGCTGGCGGCCGCCGTGCTGTGCGGGCCCGGGGGGCTCGCCGGGCGCGTCCTCAGCG gtCAAAAGGTGTGCTACAGTTACTTCAAGCGCTCTTGTTACAAGTTAGCCTATTTCCAGGACTTGTCTAGACGTGTGGGCTTTCAGGAGGCCCGCCAAGCTTGTGAAATTGATGGCGGGGCTTTACTGAGCTTAGAAAGTGAAGCTGAGCAGCAGCTAATAGAAAACATGTTGCAAAACCTCACTAAATCAGGCTCCGGGATTTCTGATGGTGATTTCTGGATTGGGTTGTGGAGAAGTGGTGATGGACTAGCCACCTCAAGTGCTTGCCCTGACCTCTACCAGTGGGCTGATGGAAGTATTTCACCATTCAG AAATTGGTATACAGATGAGCCTTCCTGTGGAAGTGAAGCCTGTGTTGTGATGTATCATCAGCCAACTGCAAACCCTGGTCTGGGAGGACCATATCTTTATCAATGGAATGATGATAGATGCAACATGAAGCACAATTTTATCTGCAAGTATGGACCAG ATAATGTCTTAGAAAAAGAATTAGGAGACAGAGCGGAGCCAGATTATG GTATTTTTCCAACAGTGCCAGCAGGAAATCCTTATGACACAAGCAAACCAGAAGATCAGTATCATGTTATTGCTACTGAAACAG GTATAATTCCGAATCTAATTTATGTTGTAATACCCACTATACCACTACTGCTGTTGATACTGGTGGCTTTTGGGACCTGCTGTTTCCAGATGCTTCATAAAAG